In the genome of Streptomyces sp. NBC_00259, the window ACGTGGGCAGGGTCATCGCCCTGGACGACCTGAGCACGGGCTCCGCGGCCAACCTCGCGGGAACAGACACCGAACTGGTCGAGGGAAGCATCCTCGATCCCACGCTCGTCGACAGCGTCGTACCCCGAGTGGACGCCGTCGTCCATCTGGCGGCCCGTCCGTCCGTACCGCGCTCCCTTGCCGACCCGGTCGCCAGCCACCACGTCAACGCCACCGGCACGGTCAACGTCCTCGAGGCATGCCGACGCGCGGGCGTCCCCGTCGTCGCCGCCTCCTCGTCCTCGGTCTACGGAGCCACCGCGGTCCTGCCGAAGCACGAGAACCTGGCGACCCGGCCACTGAGCCCCTACGCCGCGAGCAAGCTCGCGACCGAGGCGTACGTCCTCGCCTATGGCGCCTCGTTCGGCCTGCCCACCCTGGCGTTCCGGTTCTTCAACGTCTACGGGCCCCTGCAGCCGGCCGGACACGCCTACGCCGCCGTGGTCCCGGCCTTCATCGACGCCATGCTGCGCGGCACCCCCGTACGGATCTTCGGCGACGGACTGCAGACCCGTGACTTCACCTACGTGGGCACCGTCGTCCGGGTGCTGGCCGACGCGGTGCTGCGCCAGGTGTCCTACGCCGGGCCGGTGAACCTCGCCTTCGGGACCCGGGTGACCCTGCTCGACCTCGCCCGGGAACTCTCCGACATCACCGGACTACCGGCCGGCATCCGGCACGAGGCGCCGAGGGCGGGTGACGTCCGCGACTCCCAGGCGGCCGACGGGCTGGTTCGCGAGCTGTTCCCCGACATCGTCCAAGTGCCCCTGGAGCAGGGGTTGGAAAGGACGGTGAACTGGTTCCGCACGCTGCCCGACTACGCGGAGCGGCCGGCAGCCGCCGCAGCGGTGCCGGCCGACGTGGGCTGACAGTGATCTGACGCGGTACCGAGGGCGGTCACCCCCGACGGGCGGTGACCGCCCTCAGTGCTGTTCGTCGGCGACCGCGGCGTAGACGGGGACTCTCAGGAGCCGCAGCCAGACGACGGCGGTCACCGCGACCACGGCGATCAGCACGGCGCTCTGCGGGACGATCTTGAACAGGACCAGGACGGCCGTGAGACTCGTCAGCGCGGCGAAGCCCCCGATGGCGACGGTCACCTGGCGGACCGTAAGGCCGAGGCGCCGCAGCCGGTGGGCGACGTGGTCCTTGCCGCCCTGCATGACGGGCCGGCCCTCTCGGCGCCTCGCCACCATCACCAGGCCGGTGTCCGCGGTGACCACCAGGGTGATGAGCAGCAGACTGCCGTACCCGGACAGGGCGGTGCTGTCCCGGTGCAGGGTCATGCTCGCGGACGACACGAGGAAGCCGACGAACAGCGCGCCCGCGTCACCGAGAAAGATGCGCGCCGGGTGCCAGTTGTGGAACAGGAACCCGGCACAGGCACCGGCGAGGGCGGCGGCGACCGACGCGGTGCCGACCAGACCGGCGGAGAGCGCGGCGCAGCACAGGAATGCCGCGATGACCGCGGTCACCGTGGACACCACCCCGTCCATGTTGTCCAGCAGATTGAACGCGTTGGTGGTGAAGAGGATCCACATCACCGCGAGTACCGCGTCGACCCATGTGCCGAAGAGCACGGGGTGGCCGCACCAGGCGACGACCACGAGCGCTGCCGCCGCCTCGACGGAGAGCCGGATCCGGATGCTGAGCGGACGCAGGTCGTCCACGAGGCCGAGCACGGCGATGACCGCGGCACATCCGAGCACCACACCGAGGGTGGAGTCGGTCGCGCCCGCGCCGAACACGACCACACTCGCCGATCCCACGGTCGCCAGGGCGACGGCCATGCCGCCGAGGTAGGGAGTGGGGGAGACGTGCACCTTACGGATGCCTGGCTGGTCCGTGTACCCGCGCCGTACGGCGAGGAGACGCAGGGGCTCGGTCAGCAGCGCGGCGACGGCCAGGGCCACCAGCCCGGCGAGGGCCGTCACCATCCACGGGCTCAGACCGGACATGGACCCGCCGCCACCGCCCGGCCGTCGGCGCCGCCGGCATGCCCTTCGTCCGGGCGCCCGGGAACGGCGACGGGCGCCTGCTGAGGGGCTTCGCCGCGGGCGTCCGCCACGGCGTCGACGAGGATGTCGCCGAGGTCGCGCCGCGGCTGCCAGCCGGTGAGGGCCCGCAGTTTCGTGGTGTCCGGGACCCGGCGTTCCATGTCCTCGAACCCGGGTCCGTACGCATCGGTGTACGAGACACGGTGCACGGTCGACGTGCTGTTCGCACAGGCGATGATGCGTTCCGCGAGATCGAGGATGCTGATCTCCTCGTCGCTTCCGATGTTGAAGGTCTCTCCCTCGGCCTCGGGACGGTCGAGCAGCGACACGAGCGCCGCGACCACGTCGGTGACGTGGAGGAAACAGCGGCTCTGCCGGCCTGTTCCGTAGACCGTGAGCGGTTCTCCCAGAACCGCCTGCCTGGCGAATCGCGGAATCACCATGCCGTACGCCGGGCTCTGCCGAGGGCCCACGGTGTTGAAGAAGCGCACGACGGTGGCACGAAGCCCGTACTCGCGGCGGTACAGCTCGGCGAGGATCTCGTCGACGGCTTTCGCCGTGCTGTACGACCATCGCGGCACCGACGGACTTCCCAGAACGCGGTCGGACATCTCGGTCAACGGTCCGGAGGAGTTCTTGCCGTAGATTTCCGACGTACTGGCGAGGGTGACGTGCCGGCCATGGCGGTACGCCGCCTCGATGACCGTTTCCGTTCCCTTGGTGTTGATCGTGAACGACCTCAGCGGCTGCTCGACGATGAGCTTCACCCCAACGGCCGCCGCCAGGTGCACGACGCGATCGCATTCGCCCACCAGTTTGTCGACCAGCGGTTCATCCAGCACCGAGCCGTGCACGAATTGGAGATTTCCCCGCTCGCGTGCGCCGGCGAGGTTCTGCAGGCGTCCGGTGCTGAGATCGTCGAGTACGACGACCGGCCCGCCACGCGCCAGCAGCGCATCGACGAGATGGGAACCGATGAAACCGGCTCCTCCGGTAACCAGGTACTTCGGATGGTCCGTCACGCCGTCACTCCGTGTCTGTGGGTGGGGCATTGCCGGGGTCATGTGCACCGGCGACGCACGGCAACGATATCCGGGAACAACATAAATAGAGTGAATTGATAGATCAGTTAGTCCACTTGCCTCGCCGCTCGAAGGACGGGATGACTCTGTTTGCCTGAAGAGCCGTCACTCAGCAGGAGCACCGGGCGCGAACCCTGGCATACATCACGCATATTCCACCGAAACATTCGGCTGGGCAGGCGAGAGGAGAGTGGGACCGTGTCGGTGTCAGCGCAGAAGGTGGTCGTCGTCGGCCAGGGGTACGTGGGGCTCCCACTCGCCGTTCGGGTGGTCGAGGCGGGGCACAGCGTCGTGGGTCTCGACGTGGACGAGATGCGGGTCAAGCGGCTGGCGGCCGGTGAGTCGTTCGCCGAGGACGTCTCGTCCCCCCGCCTCATGGCAGCCCTCAATTCGGGCCGTTACCTCCTCAGCACGGACTACGCGGATGCCGCCGGCTTCGACGTCTGCGTCATCACGGTGCCCACGCCTTTGAAGGACGGCGCGCCCGACCTGAGTTTCGTGGAGAGCGCCGCGCAGTCGGTGGCCCCGCATCTGAAGGCGAACGCCACGGTGATCCTCGAGTCCACCACGTACCCGTGCACGACCGAGCACGTCGTGTGCCCGATCCTGGAGGCTCACAGCGGACTGCGCGCCGGCAAGGACTTCTTCCTGGGCTACAGCCCGGAACGGATCGACCCGGGAAACCCGACGTGGCAGCTGGAGAACACCCCCAAGGTGGTCTCCGGAATCGACGACCTCTCCCTGCAGCACGTCGAGAAGTTCTACAGCGACGTCGTGGAACGGACCGTGCCGGTGAGTTCACCGCGCACGGCGGAGCTGACCAAGCTCCTCGAGAACACCTTCCGCCATGTGAACATCGCGCTGGTCAACGAGCTCGCGATGTTCTGCAGGCCGCTGGGTATCGACATCTGGGAAGTGATCGACGCGGCGTCGACCAAGCCCTTCGGATACATGCGCTTCCTGCCCGGTCCCGGCGTGGGTGGTCACTGCCTGCCCATCGATCCGTCGTATCTCTCCTGGCAGGTCAAGCAGGCACTGCAGCACGACTTCCGCTTCGTGGCACTGGCCAACGACATCAACAGCCACATGCCCGACCATGTGGTTCTGCGCGTCGCCAGAGGACTCAACACGCGCCGCAAGCCGGTCAACGGAAGCCGGATCATGGTCCTCGGTCTCGCCTACAAAAGGAACACCGGCGACATCCGGGAATCGCCTTCCGTGGCCGTCGCCCAGGGGCTGCAGAAACTCGGCGCGCACGTCGTCGCGGTGGAACCGTATGTCGACGCCTCACACCTGCCGCAGGACATTCTGTGCGTCCAGCTCACCGAGGAACAGGTCGCCGCGGCCGACGCGGTGGTCGTCGCCACCGATCACGACATCTTCGACTACGCGATGGTGGAGCGGGTCGCCGACTACGTATTCGACGCCTGCAACCGCTGCCGTTCGGAAGTGGCCGAAC includes:
- a CDS encoding NAD-dependent epimerase/dehydratase family protein, which codes for MNVLVTGGAGFIGANLCQELASRPNVGRVIALDDLSTGSAANLAGTDTELVEGSILDPTLVDSVVPRVDAVVHLAARPSVPRSLADPVASHHVNATGTVNVLEACRRAGVPVVAASSSSVYGATAVLPKHENLATRPLSPYAASKLATEAYVLAYGASFGLPTLAFRFFNVYGPLQPAGHAYAAVVPAFIDAMLRGTPVRIFGDGLQTRDFTYVGTVVRVLADAVLRQVSYAGPVNLAFGTRVTLLDLARELSDITGLPAGIRHEAPRAGDVRDSQAADGLVRELFPDIVQVPLEQGLERTVNWFRTLPDYAERPAAAAAVPADVG
- a CDS encoding MraY family glycosyltransferase encodes the protein MSGLSPWMVTALAGLVALAVAALLTEPLRLLAVRRGYTDQPGIRKVHVSPTPYLGGMAVALATVGSASVVVFGAGATDSTLGVVLGCAAVIAVLGLVDDLRPLSIRIRLSVEAAAALVVVAWCGHPVLFGTWVDAVLAVMWILFTTNAFNLLDNMDGVVSTVTAVIAAFLCCAALSAGLVGTASVAAALAGACAGFLFHNWHPARIFLGDAGALFVGFLVSSASMTLHRDSTALSGYGSLLLITLVVTADTGLVMVARRREGRPVMQGGKDHVAHRLRRLGLTVRQVTVAIGGFAALTSLTAVLVLFKIVPQSAVLIAVVAVTAVVWLRLLRVPVYAAVADEQH
- a CDS encoding NAD-dependent epimerase/dehydratase family protein; its protein translation is MTDHPKYLVTGGAGFIGSHLVDALLARGGPVVVLDDLSTGRLQNLAGARERGNLQFVHGSVLDEPLVDKLVGECDRVVHLAAAVGVKLIVEQPLRSFTINTKGTETVIEAAYRHGRHVTLASTSEIYGKNSSGPLTEMSDRVLGSPSVPRWSYSTAKAVDEILAELYRREYGLRATVVRFFNTVGPRQSPAYGMVIPRFARQAVLGEPLTVYGTGRQSRCFLHVTDVVAALVSLLDRPEAEGETFNIGSDEEISILDLAERIIACANSTSTVHRVSYTDAYGPGFEDMERRVPDTTKLRALTGWQPRRDLGDILVDAVADARGEAPQQAPVAVPGRPDEGHAGGADGRAVAAGPCPV
- a CDS encoding nucleotide sugar dehydrogenase, which produces MSVSAQKVVVVGQGYVGLPLAVRVVEAGHSVVGLDVDEMRVKRLAAGESFAEDVSSPRLMAALNSGRYLLSTDYADAAGFDVCVITVPTPLKDGAPDLSFVESAAQSVAPHLKANATVILESTTYPCTTEHVVCPILEAHSGLRAGKDFFLGYSPERIDPGNPTWQLENTPKVVSGIDDLSLQHVEKFYSDVVERTVPVSSPRTAELTKLLENTFRHVNIALVNELAMFCRPLGIDIWEVIDAASTKPFGYMRFLPGPGVGGHCLPIDPSYLSWQVKQALQHDFRFVALANDINSHMPDHVVLRVARGLNTRRKPVNGSRIMVLGLAYKRNTGDIRESPSVAVAQGLQKLGAHVVAVEPYVDASHLPQDILCVQLTEEQVAAADAVVVATDHDIFDYAMVERVADYVFDACNRCRSEVAERL